One Nomascus leucogenys isolate Asia chromosome 22a, Asia_NLE_v1, whole genome shotgun sequence DNA segment encodes these proteins:
- the LOC100582782 gene encoding 40S ribosomal protein S20 → MAFKDTGKTPVEPEVAIHRIRITLTSRNVKSLEKVCADLIRGAKEKNLKVKGPVRMPTKTLRITTRKTPCGEGSKTWDRFQMRIHKRLIDLHSPSEIVKQITSISIEPGVEVEVTIADA, encoded by the coding sequence ATGGCTTTTAAGGATACCGGAAAAACACCCGTGGAGCCGGAAGTGGCAATTCACCGAATTCGAATCACCCTAACAAGCCGCAACGTAAAATCCCTGGAAAAGGTGTGTGCTGACTTGATCAGAGGCGCAAAAGAAAAGAATCTCAAAGTGAAAGGACCAGTTCGAATGCCTACCAAGACCTTGAGAATCACTACAAGAAAAACTCCTTGTGGTGAAGGTTCTAAGACGTGGGATCGTTTCCAGATGAGAATTCACAAGCGACTCATTGACTTGCACAGTCCTTCTGAGATTGTTAAGCAGATTACGTCCATCAGTATTGAGCCAGGAGTTGAGGTGGAAGTCACCATTGCAGATGCTTAA